The nucleotide window GCGGAGGCGGGCGGCGAGGTCCCGCGCCACGCCGGCGATGGACAGGGCATCGGGGCGGTTGCCCTCGATCTCCAGGTTGAACACCACGTCGGGCTCGATGCCGAGGGCGTCGATCAGGGGTGTGCCAGGGTCGGCGCTCAACCGTGGGCCCAGCCCTTCGCCGCCCGGGCCATCGTCGTCGGGCCTCGACCCCAGCACGAGGATGCCGGCGGCGTCCTCGCTGAGCCCGAGCTCGCTTCCCGAGCACAGCATCCCGTTGGACTCGACACCTTTCATCTTCCGGCGACTGACGGCCATCCCTCCCGGCAGCACGGTGCCCACCGTGGCCAGCGGCACGAGGTCGCCAACCGAGAAGTTGGTCGCGCCGCAGACCACCTCGAGCGATCGCCCGTCGCCGGCGTCGACCGTGACCAGCCGGATGTGGTCGGCCGAGGGAATCGGATCGATGGCGAGCACCCGTGCGACCACCACTCCGTCCAGGCCCTCGCCGACGCGCTCGATGTCCTCGACCACCAGGCCCAGGTCGTCGAGGGTCTCGCCCACGTCGGCAGGATCTGCCTCGATGGGCGCGAAGTCACGGAGCCAGGACAGCGGAACACGCATGGTGAGCTTTCAGAACTGGGTGAGGAACCTGATGTCGTTGTCGAGCAGGACCCGCATGTCGGCGATGCCGTGGCGCATCTGGGCGCAGCGGTCGATGCCGAACCCGAAGGCGAAGCCCGACCACTCCTCGTCGTCGATGCCCACCGCAGCGAAGACCGCCGGATCCACCATCCCGGCCCCTCCGAGCTCGACCCACCCCGTGCCCGAGCACGTGCGACAGCCGGCCCCCTCGCAGATCATGCAGTTGATCTCGTACTCGGCCGAGGGCTCGGTGAAGGGGAAGTAGGACGGGCGGAGCCGGGAATGGATGGCCGGACCGAAGTAGGACGTGGTGAAGGCCTCGATGGTGCCAGCCAGGTCGGCGAAGGTGATGCCCTTGTCCACGACCAGCCCCTCGATCTGGTGGAACACGGGGAGGTGGCGGGCGTCTGGTGTGTCGCGGCGGTAGCAGCGGCCGGGAGCGACGATGAAGATCGGCGGTGGCTGCGACTGCATGACCCGTATCTGGACCGGTGACGTGTGGGTACGCAACAGGGTCGATCCCGGCGGCCCGAGCTGGAGATAGAAGGTGTCCCACATGCTGCGGGCGGGGTGATCGGGAGGGATGTTGAGGGCCTCGAAGTTGCGCCAGTCGGTCTCGGCCTCGGGCCCCTCGGCCACGGTGAAGCCCATGCCGACGAAGACGTCCTCCAGCTCGGCCTGGGTCTGAGTCACGAGGTGGAGGTGCCCGGGTCCGGG belongs to Acidimicrobiales bacterium and includes:
- a CDS encoding phenylalanine--tRNA ligase subunit alpha; translation: MPDVSDVADVAAAESDGQARIDAAPSVEALLVVESEVVGRRSRLAALQQRLGSLPSEERRSRGRQLNEARGRLQAALDARRAGMEEAERRRRLEAERLDLTEVLPRPGPGHLHLVTQTQAELEDVFVGMGFTVAEGPEAETDWRNFEALNIPPDHPARSMWDTFYLQLGPPGSTLLRTHTSPVQIRVMQSQPPPIFIVAPGRCYRRDTPDARHLPVFHQIEGLVVDKGITFADLAGTIEAFTTSYFGPAIHSRLRPSYFPFTEPSAEYEINCMICEGAGCRTCSGTGWVELGGAGMVDPAVFAAVGIDDEEWSGFAFGFGIDRCAQMRHGIADMRVLLDNDIRFLTQF